CAGGGCTTCACAGTTGCGACAGGAGGGGGCCGCGGCATTCTGGCCTTACAAATCCAAGCAGGACAGAGGCGAACGCACGGCGGACATTCAGGCGGAGTTCATTGTCGCTAATTTCGCCAGCCACCCAAAACGACAAACAGCCGCGGAAGGCTAAGGCAAGCAGTTCATCAAGGCGCGAAGCCACTAAAGGCAGGGCATCTGGAGCAATGCGCTGGCTGCCGCCCTTTAGCGCCATCACCCAAAGTGACCGCGATTGCGACATGACCGCACTTGGCGTCGAGCTCGGGGCGCCGAGCGCCCCGATGACTGCCCGGTGAACATCGGGCTGCTCAAGCATTTGCTCGACTGCAACGTCCGCCATGGCGAAAGTTCGGTCTATCAGGTCGCCTCTTATCGCCCTCGCCTGAAACGCCACCGACATGCGCTCAATCAGCCGGGTGGAAATTGCGCGCATTATTTCCGTTTTACTTCCGAAGTGATTGAACGGAGTCACGAATCCAACATGTGCCTCTGCCGCGAGGGCGCGCATCGAGAAGTCGGCCGTGCCGGCTGATCGCAGAAGTCGCTCTGCCGCATCGAGGACTGCGTCGCGAGCAGCTCGCTTGTTTCGGGATCGTAGGGATTCTGTTGACTGGGACATTGGTTTCCTTGTTTCAATTTGACATCATGATATACAGTGTATATCATGATATTCGTTCGGGCACAATATGAATAATAGTAAAATCAAAACATTCTTAATCACCGGTGTGAGTTCCGGTCTCGGTCAGGCGTTCGCCAAGGCGGCGCTCCAGGCTGGCCACACCGTGATCGGCACTGTTCGGCATGCCGACGCCGGGGCCGCATTCGCGGCCCTATCAACACGAGCGCACCCTCTTATTCTTGACGTGACCGATTTCGACGCCATCCCAACTGCGATCATACGAGCCGAACGCGAGGCGGGCCCGATAGATGTCCTCGTGAACAATGCCGGCTATGGTCACGAGGGTGTGCTCGAAGAGTCAACTCTGAACGAGCTGCGGCAGCAGTTCGACGCCAACGTATTCGGAGCTGTCGCGATGATAAAAGCCATACTACCCGGAATGCGGCAGCGAAGGTCAGGCCGAATCATCAACGTGACTTCAATGGGGGGCTTCATTACGTTCCCTGGG
This DNA window, taken from Verrucomicrobiia bacterium, encodes the following:
- a CDS encoding TetR/AcrR family transcriptional regulator; translated protein: MSQSTESLRSRNKRAARDAVLDAAERLLRSAGTADFSMRALAAEAHVGFVTPFNHFGSKTEIMRAISTRLIERMSVAFQARAIRGDLIDRTFAMADVAVEQMLEQPDVHRAVIGALGAPSSTPSAVMSQSRSLWVMALKGGSQRIAPDALPLVASRLDELLALAFRGCLSFWVAGEISDNELRLNVRRAFASVLLGFVRPECRGPLLSQL